ATTGTTATCTAgagttttgtgaaatttaaaaGTGATCCTTAGGATAAAAATATCGAGAAAACCATCCTTGTGGCAAGTAATCTGTAAAAATATTAAGATGCCATTTGAATATTGAGTTGAGacgagatgaattaagatgaaaaatgaataaaatattgttcaaatattattttttaatattattattattttaggatttaaaaaaattgaattatttattatattttgtatgaaaatttgaaaaaattataataataaaatgagatgagatgagacattTTTGATATCCAAACATAAGCTTAAAACATATTCTATATAtaggaaataaataaacaaaataattcaataaaCCATTGTAGTTCGACTTCGCTGAACTTGAGTTTgacttgatttatttattaaatgagtcGTTTCTAAGATAAGCCACGTGGCATGAACTTCATTAGTCAATCTAAAGGACCTGTGATTACAGGATCAAAACAAtcagagtaaaaaaaaaaaaaatgaaaaaacccATTTTTAGATTCACGAAGTAATATGTGTAAGACTCTAGAGGTTATAAagactattttataatttaactctATAGTAAATTACTATAAactatataagaaaatattaacaaaaaactcaaattttatttgtcaagatttataaataaaattattagatacaATATAAATGATCTATTTTGTCAAAATAAAGTAACTCGTGAATATGATTAAACTtgcttaaataataaataaattgttggtTAGAGATGATCATCAGGGCCTACTCCCCGTTCGCCTTGCCTCCGCATGGGTGGGGTGGACCCTCGTTGGTCAGATGTGAGTATTATTTCGCATCATGCAAGTAACATTCCTACTGTTTGTAATATCAAAAAATTTGATGAGCTAGAACTTTATTCATAttcgaataaaaattaaacaaataatactatataaattataattttgtcatCTAATACTTACTTAAACTCGAACTAATATGTGTAAGACTCTAAAATAAagactattttataatttaactctatagtacttatatatatatatatctataaactatataagaaaatattaacaaaaaattcaaattctatttatcaaaacttatagagaaaattataatatataataaaaataatctattttttttaaataaagtaattCGTGAATATGTTTAAgcttatttaaataataaataaactttttgtAATATCACGTAACTCGATGATGAGCTCGAACTTTATTTGtactcaaataaaaattaaataaataatactatgtaaattataatttggTCATTCACTTGCTTACTCGAACTCGAATAATTTAGGTGATtgatattatacaataaatgaatttatattaattaaaattcttaaaagaaTAATGAGGCTCCACGGTTAGCTATCATAGACGAAAGCACGCCAGATGTATCCGTGAAAGGAAAGAGGTATATTATTAGGAGAAGGCCCAAGCGTTCAAGAGAATGTTGGAGAGAATCGTATGCGTTTAGGGTTTTTGCTTTTTGATTAAATTTAAGGCACTCGTCTGTGGCCTTTCCGTATTAGTTAAGGGTTAGGGTTTCGTTCCAATGGCGGAAGAGAGATCCACTGGTGTGGTAAGGTGGTTCAACGATGTCAAGGGTTTCGGGTTCATCACGCCCGACGACGGAGGAGAAGATCTGTTCGTCCATCAGTCCGCCATCAAATCCGAGGGTTTTCGTAGCCTGGCTGAGGGCGAGCACGTCGAGTTCCAGATCGAGCTCGGCGTTAATGAGAGGACCAAGGCCGTGAACGTCACCGGTCCCGACGGATCTCCCCTCCAGGGCAACAAGAAGGACAGTTACGTACGGTCCGGACGCGGAGGTGGTGGCGGTTGGAGAAGCGGCGGTGGCGGAGATAGGCGTAACAGTGGCGGTGGTGCCGGTTGTTACAATTGTGGCGATCCTAGGCACTTGGCCAGGGATTGTTACAAAGGGAACAttggcggcggcggcggcggcggcggtgGCTGTTTCAATTGTGGTGAGGTTGGGCACATGGCTAGGGACTGTCCTAACGGAAACAATGGTAACGGCGGCGGcggcggtggtggtggtggcgcgTGTTATACCTGTGGTGGGTTCGGGCACTTGGCAAGGGACTGCAGGGGTGGCGGCAGTGCTGGCGGTGgaggtggcggtggcggtggcgCGTGTTTTTCTTGTGGGGCTTTCGGTCACCTTGCTAGGGATTGCCGCAACAACGTCGTTTCCGGGAGGTTCAGTGGTGGCGGTGGCGGAGGAAGAAGCGGCTGTTTCAACTGTGGGAAACAAGGACACCTTGCCAAAGAATGCCCTGACGTCGCTTGATTATGAAGAATAAAGAGTAATAGTacatattctctcttttttctgaCCATTTTGATCTTTAGTTTCTTAATGCTTACTTTTTAATTATGGGGGTTATACACAGgatggttttatattttgtgctGGTTTTGACTTGGTGATCGGCTGTTCGATCAGCATTTTTTCAGTCTGCCTAACACAGATGTGGTGTGGTTCGGATAAGAACTAGGGATGTTGACATGTTGTTATCAACTAATGACTGCGGCATTAGTTTCTCTAACCGATCAGCTCTCTTCTTCAAGTGTGAATTAACCGACTTCGATATTTAGTTTGGTGATATTAGATGTGGTGGCCTGATTATCTACTATTATGAGCTGCGTTATTAATATTGtcttctatatatttaataatattatatttctatTGGGAGGTTCTGCTCTCATTTTGGTTAAGAGTGTTAAGATTTTGTAAATCTCCCATTTGGTATGGGTTGTTTGCATATGTTTTAGTTATGAACTACCGCTCACCATTTAATTCCTAGATTTTTCTCCAAGCTTTATTgttctaaattttaatttttgtgaatCTAGGGCCTTGACAATCACGTTATTAGAATAGATATACAATCATAGGCCTTTCAAAATTGAAGTCACACTCCGTTTTGACGACAAGGCAGTCATTAACTCACTTGCATAGGTTGTATGATCCACTAGGGCATTGAAAACACTACGCTTAGATAGTGAGTAGCGGAGCATCTTAATCTTTGCCTTTATTccaccttttatttatttaaaaaaaaaaaaagagtatttgaGCATCTTTAGAAAAAACACTGCACAGACAATGGGGTATGGGAGGAATCTATCAGTCTGTGTTGGTTGTTTAACTGTATTGATCATATTATCCTAAATAATCTGTAAATCTTTTTGCGTTCCATTTTTGGCTATAAAACTGATTTAAGTATTAGAAATTATCCATGATTGATGTGCTTCTATGTGTAGAATCTCCTACCACCTTCTTAGGACAAGCCTTACCGAATGGCTCGGCTCCaactttggttgcaggtgaggTAGAGCCCAAACATTTTGTGTATAAGGGTTTATTAGACTTTAGCTTACTCAGCAGGATGCAGTCTAGTAGTCAAAAGGGGGGGCTTGGGAATACCTTTATAAAGCATATAATCCTGAAAAAACCAGTCAATTTTAGGCTTTGCTAGAATCACTATAAAGCCTAGTTTCACAAAGAACAAATGTGGGACTTAGCACACATGAATACCTATATAACCTACCGTAACACCCCGTTCATGTAGGATAGAGATATCACTAGCAATCATAACAGAATGCAGGGTAAAGAGATTCATTTCctaaaatacctcatttattgaaaaacatcaaaatattaaaactaaattgaacatgattgtttcgaaaactgaacgtaaaataaaagaacataaactaatTCTATGactgacataaaagaaatctaattcttgTGTAAATATCACTTATTCTTTCCTAAGTCTTTGTACTAGATCTATTCCTGGTCATCCAGCTCTGTGTCATCATAATCACCATCTGTGAGAATTAATAcatgaaagaaaacaagaagacaaataaaaatgagtcgagtactcagtaagtagcacatcacatcgtaaaatataatttagccTAACATGGACTTAATTTCTGAAGACTCTTCATAACATACATGCAATTTCATAGATTACAATCATACATGTAACATGACTTTCTAAaagactttacatacatatatcgtcacaaATTCATATAGCATAcgtattcatcattaacatgagtggaagcatatataatcatggcaaacatgtaacgtgaatgcataatatcttgtttatcttgtcttaatatgagtgaaacacgcttgagttcgtgtttcacttaactggagttacatggagtgaaacacttTTGAGTCCGTGTGTCACATAACTGACATAACatagagtgaaacacgcttgagtacGTGTTTCACTTAATTGGCATaatatggagtgaaacacgcttgagttcGTGTTTCATTTAActggcataacatggagtgaaacacgcttgggtctatgtttcacttaacttgcataacatggagtgaaacatatttgggtccgtgtttcacttaactggcataacatggagtgaaacatgcttgagtctgtgtttcacttaactggagttgtggttaaccacgcttaaGTCCATGGCACTgtaacatttcttatctttcttaatgcatgagaatttattagacttcatgaacatttctaacatggcatattcttatacatgacatagcataacatgacataatatggcatattcttgtacatggcatggcatagcatagcatggcatggcatattcttgtacatggtatagcatgatataacataacatggcattttcttatacatgacaaaacataacatgacatgacatgacataacatgctctgaacgttttatgacattccatggcatacatgatctaagtactacatgaacatggcatacatgatctcagtactacatgaacatggcatacataatctaagtattacatggaCAGGgctattctattacatggcatacttgacttgaattactacatgagcatctcatggctttcatataattttagtaacattcaatcaatcgaataacaaattcattcattgaAGCATagtctcatatttcatcaaagatcgtaAAAGGAATCTAACATTGACTTGCCTCTTAGTATAGCGTAGTtaaccatcataagcacatcatattttcatacataataataatattcacagtatgcatgcatttatatgatcatactatttacctttTAGCGCTACTTCCTGATTTTCAATTTGTAGCGCGTTCTAACCACTTAAAATCATACTGTAGagataatataatacatattcaattaaaattactacatattaatattattcaaaacccATATCAtatcctttaaaaaatataacttaataagTGTATTAAAATATAGGAAGGCCCAAGGCCAATTGGGGAAAACAATCCACTTTAAAAGAACAAAGTTTCTTCAAGAATATTTACGGAAGCTTGTAAAACAAGCTATCAGAGGTtttaagggtattttgggaaaacaTCCTAATGGGCATTGGTATTTTGCAAAAACTGGATATAAAGGAAGATGTAAGTATTACGAGGGAGAGGCTCTCATCGCGTAATAGAGGAACTAGACTAGAAACAAAGGGAGTGGTTGTgcgatgctcaccgagagaAGGAGGCTGAGGCGACGGCGGCTCTGGGGTTGTTGGAAGCAACCGGCGACGTGATTGGGTCCTCTGGGCAATGGTGcgatgcaagagagagagagtgagagagttagATCGAGAAGTGAACAtcacgggaagagagagagatcctgTCGGGGACTTACCGGAAAAGAGTAGGTTCAACGGGGTTGGGCTGGTCGGCAATTTTTGGGCAGTCGGGGTAGTGCTCTGACGTCCTAGGGTGGTTGGTGGTGGTTGGGTAGAGTATATACGGTTTATGCGAAAGtgagttctttttatttttgtgtataaaACAGAGGGCTTTCATGGGATTTTATAGACGatggggaggggaggggagtgGCGTGAGTTTTCGGAAGATTGGCTATAATTTGAAGTTGcctagactttaggaacctattcCTAGGGGGAATCTAGTAGGTTTGggggtgggatgagacacaaaattctattctcatctcatctcatcattacacatttttcaaattctcatacaaaatataataaacaattcaactttttcaaatctcaattcatatttttcaaatttcaaaacaataataatattaaaacacaatattttaaactcttaaacaaaacacaatttcCATCTCTCTCCAAACCTGCCGTTCTTGGAATCAAATCTAATATGGGAACTTAATGGATAAAGTATAGAAGGTTTTGATAGGGAAGGAATCACTAATTTAATCTATCTGTTAGCATATTTCTTAAGATGATAATAAAagtaaagtaaataaataataaagaaaataatactagtattaagccctaaatttggaCCCATATGTTACATCTACCCATGCTGTGAGTTATTCATTTTCCAATGTCGGACTCTGTTGTTACAAACTCCTACGTTAACATCATGTAAAGCAGTTATCCAAGATCACATAGCCATACAATCTCTCTGATACAATATGTAACTACTCAGAAAGAGCTAGTCGTGTTTAAGCTATAAgcccaaaaagactagtcaaatCAAGCTTGTTTAGAATCGATTATAAAGTTTAAGCCCTATTTATGTCTATACTTCAAAAAAGCTAGTCAAGATTTATGATTGAAGCCCCatggaatcattataaattgcACGAGCTCCTCCCTCCCAAACAATGTGAAATCCCATTCTTTATCCTGTTATATTAAATCTGGGGCATTACATTACATGTCAGTCAATGTGGGACTTGGCACCTTTGACTACCTTTATTACCTGCCCCATCTATTTTGGTCATTCATATTCCCAATGCAGTATTGAAGTGTTTATAGTGAGCTATCTTGGGTTCGATTCCGAATTTGTAAGTTCCCCTTGATTGCCTTATACATGGTTTTTATGGGTGGGGTCGTGTCTCCCAGGTTTTAAGTTGTTTTGGGCATTTCTTCATTAGTGGCAATGTACTATGATAATGTGATCTTGGCAACAAAAATGGTTGTCTTGGTAGAATGTACTCCTTCAGccctttctcttctcctcttCATTTCAGAATTGATCGATGCCGATTATCATTTAGAACAAAAGTACATATAGGCTTACCAAGAACGATTGTTTTCTAATAGACTCACTTCAAGGCCATTGCATCATTTAACAGCTTCGTGGTCAGGGTAGGTCCGACTTTTTAGTGAAAACAAAAGAGCCTTGACCTCTGATTTAATGCTTTGTTCATAGGTAGAATTGATGATCCTCGGGGATCAAACTGCAATTTAAGTAGGAGGTCATGACTAtgggttgctgtgctagtcATTTCCAGGAGTTTAGGTTTCTTGGTTGAGTTTTAAGGGCTATGCCATGGGGTGATTTCctgtcataaaaaattaaaaattaaaaatttaaaaaaaaaaattattgtcgTATTTTCTTAGAAGATGGATgatattcttaaattttattgataatcatCACATTTGCGGAGTAATACCTTTCATAGTTTTAGAATGCTATGGCGgttgcaaaaattaaaaaaccagTCCCATAACGATTCATTTAAAACTGTTAACTACAATGGAGAAAAGGAAAACTAATGTCGAAAATGGGGTAAACTTGACCTATCCAAAGTATATAAACCATACAAATGCTTTGAGTTGAGAAGTTGAACTAAAAGAGAAATCTTTTTCTTCAGCTCCTCAATTAGCCAAGCTATCCGCCAATCCATTCCCTTGAAGGTAAATATACTGCAAACTGAAATTCAAACGTGTTGAATAAAAAGTTAGGATGTCATGCCAGAGTTCGAAATCTGCCATAGAGGGTCCATCACCTGCAATTGGTAACATAAGAGCAAACCAAGTTTTAGTTTGGATAATTAAGCATAGGGTTCCAAATATGTTTAGCCCATGGGAAAATTGAATAATGGGATCTCAAAAGATCCGAAATTGATTTAGAGGTAAATTCCCCATTAGCATTATGTTTCCATAACCGACAATTCATTCAATCCTTTAGCTTAAGAGAATATTGAATAGCCTCTTGAACCAAAGATTAATCCCCAATTGCTAAGAGTATAACCATATCAGGTTGATCTAGTTTTGGATATATTGTCGAGCCGAACCGGTTTAAGTCGATTTTGAAATTCTGAAAATTGAAACCGATTGATTCATCCAGGTAACCGGAACTtttgatttttatgattttggtTCGGTTTTATAtgtgtgatttgattttgggctttttgttggactggttttttttttttttttttttttttttaccataatGAATAATGTTTTAACCTAAATATGAGTTTTAGAGTCCAAAACAACATGTATATAATCAATTAaccaaataaaagataaaaataattagctAAAATACACTAATTAGTTTTAGTAAAATATGCATTTAATAATGccttaaaaaaactattaaaggCGTGCATATTCCTGCCGCTTGCTTTGTGTCAAATCCTTACAGTCCTTCTCCTAATAAGGGCTATGTAACTCTGGACCATACCTTCTGAGACCAGATGATATGACCTACaggtttgtaatatttttttttctttccgcTGGCTCACTCTAGATCTCCTTCATGTTATCTCAGAGAGCTTGTCCTCTCTGAGATCTCCTCCATGTTATCTCAGATAGTTTGTCCTTGCCTATTGCTCATACTGGTATGCTCAATAGATCATCTGCTCGCCTGGTGTCAGGCAAACCATCCTGCATCACTCGATGCTTACTCGTGTATGCTAGGCTTTCTACATCATGCCGCTCGCCTTACTCCTGGACTAGCTACACTTTTCTTGCCCCACTGCCTCCTTGTCGCAAGTATTTTGGTCATTCCTTCCCTCAGTTATGCGCAATCCTCacatttaaagttttttttttttttttctcaaatttgaacttcaaatattataattggGACTTTACTATATAATTGGTATCACGattaaagtatatataatttgagattttaaaaatgctttaatatttcagaaattttagacatgtttattattattattattattattattattttctaatagcGTGAGGAATTATGTGCCCATCTGAGCTTAGTTTGGTCCCTTGGACCTGAAGTACTTTTCGACCCTTCAGCTCAAGAATCTATCTTTGCCCTTTGGGAAACAACCAATATAAGCATGCAACACCTTCCATTTTCTTCCAAGGGACGGAccaaatttcaataaacaatattatttataaatttatctgaGGATTATGATTCTTTAATAAAGTAGACGCATAGCAGTGGGTTATTAGCATTTATGGTAATGCTTATGAATTTTCCAAACAGCATTTAGCTATATGGATTCATTTCATGTTCATTTCTCTCACACTCTAAACCTTACCAATGGGATAGATCTTGTGGTTATGATGcacgatttttcttttttaagaaggAAATATTGGCTTGAAtcctaataaataaaaagattcatTCGAGGTATGCAAAAtactaaggtctcgtttggatacagaaatactctcaacccatctaatctcattattacaattttttcaaattctcatacaaaatataataaataattta
This genomic interval from Juglans microcarpa x Juglans regia isolate MS1-56 chromosome 4D, Jm3101_v1.0, whole genome shotgun sequence contains the following:
- the LOC121259649 gene encoding cold shock domain-containing protein 3; its protein translation is MAEERSTGVVRWFNDVKGFGFITPDDGGEDLFVHQSAIKSEGFRSLAEGEHVEFQIELGVNERTKAVNVTGPDGSPLQGNKKDSYVRSGRGGGGGWRSGGGGDRRNSGGGAGCYNCGDPRHLARDCYKGNIGGGGGGGGGCFNCGEVGHMARDCPNGNNGNGGGGGGGGGACYTCGGFGHLARDCRGGGSAGGGGGGGGGACFSCGAFGHLARDCRNNVVSGRFSGGGGGGRSGCFNCGKQGHLAKECPDVA